A section of the Verrucomicrobium sp. GAS474 genome encodes:
- a CDS encoding phosphoketolase family protein: MNPPTLSPDLLRKIDAYWRAANYLSVGQIYLYDNPLLKRPLILPDVKRMLLGHWGTTPGQNFIYAHLNRVIKKYDLNMIYVSGPGHGGPAVVGNTYLEGTYSEVYPDISQDEEGLRRLFRQFSFPGGIPSHASPECPGSIHEGGELGYSLSHSFGAVFDNPDLVVACVVGDGEAETGPLATAWHSNKFLDPITDGAVLPILHLNGYKISNPTLLARITREELEQLFRGYGWTPYFVEGSEPGPMHEAMAATLDLAMEEIQRIQKDARLSKSFARPRWPMIILNSPKGWTGPKKVDGLQVEGTFRAHQVPLSDPATHPEHLKLLEEWLRSYRPEELFDLQGRLKPELEELAPQGERRMGSNPHANGGMLLRDLRMPDFRDYAVAVPHPGIPGIGDTHVLGPFLRDVANLNVEQRNFRVFGPDETLSNGLEALFETGKRQWDAAVVPGDEFLAPEGRVMEMLSEHQCEGWLEGYLLTGRHGLFNCYEAFIHIIDSMFNQHAKWLKITSHLPWRRKIASLNYLLASHVWRQDHNGFTHQDPGFIDHVINKKAEIVRVYLPPDANCLLSVIDHCLRSRHYVNVVIAGKHPAPQWLTMEAAVNHCTSGIGIWQWASNDQGLEPDVVMACCGDVPTLETLAAVSILREHLPELKIRVINVVDLMRLQPQSEHPHGLGEIDFDELFTKDKPIIFAFHAYPWLIHRLTYRRANHRNLHVRGYKEEGTITTPFDMTVLNDLDRFHLAMDAIDRLPQTGENGLCLKRHLKEKLAEHKQYIDKHGQDMPEIRNWKWEKSLS, translated from the coding sequence ATGAATCCCCCCACACTCTCCCCCGACTTGCTTCGGAAAATCGACGCCTACTGGCGCGCGGCCAACTACCTCTCGGTCGGCCAGATCTACCTTTACGATAATCCGCTCCTGAAGCGTCCCCTGATCTTGCCGGACGTGAAGCGGATGCTTCTAGGACATTGGGGGACGACTCCCGGGCAGAACTTCATCTATGCCCATCTAAACCGAGTCATCAAAAAATATGACCTCAACATGATCTACGTCTCGGGCCCCGGACACGGAGGTCCGGCTGTCGTGGGGAACACCTATCTGGAGGGGACCTACAGCGAGGTCTATCCCGACATCAGTCAGGACGAGGAGGGCTTGCGTAGGCTTTTCCGCCAATTCTCGTTCCCCGGGGGCATTCCGAGCCATGCCTCGCCCGAGTGCCCGGGTTCGATCCACGAGGGGGGAGAGCTGGGTTATTCGCTCAGCCACTCGTTCGGAGCGGTCTTCGACAATCCCGATCTGGTCGTCGCCTGTGTCGTCGGCGACGGCGAGGCGGAGACCGGGCCTCTGGCCACGGCCTGGCACTCAAACAAGTTTCTGGATCCGATCACTGACGGGGCCGTGCTGCCGATCCTCCATCTCAACGGCTACAAGATTTCCAATCCGACGCTACTGGCCCGGATCACCCGGGAGGAGCTGGAGCAGTTGTTCCGCGGCTACGGGTGGACGCCCTATTTCGTCGAGGGGTCGGAACCGGGGCCGATGCACGAAGCGATGGCGGCGACTCTCGATCTAGCCATGGAGGAGATACAACGCATTCAGAAGGACGCCCGGCTTTCCAAAAGCTTCGCCCGGCCCCGCTGGCCGATGATCATTCTCAATTCGCCCAAGGGTTGGACGGGACCGAAAAAAGTCGACGGTCTGCAAGTCGAGGGAACCTTCCGTGCTCACCAAGTACCGCTTTCCGATCCGGCGACCCATCCCGAGCACCTGAAGCTTCTTGAAGAATGGCTGCGGAGTTACCGGCCGGAGGAACTCTTCGATCTCCAAGGCCGCCTGAAGCCGGAGCTGGAGGAGCTGGCACCTCAGGGCGAACGTCGGATGGGATCGAATCCCCATGCCAACGGGGGCATGCTGCTCAGGGACCTGAGGATGCCCGATTTCCGGGACTATGCAGTCGCCGTTCCCCATCCCGGAATCCCGGGCATCGGTGACACCCACGTCCTCGGCCCCTTTCTGCGCGACGTGGCGAACCTGAACGTCGAGCAACGGAATTTCCGGGTCTTCGGGCCCGATGAGACGCTTTCAAACGGCTTGGAGGCGCTCTTTGAAACCGGCAAGCGGCAGTGGGACGCGGCTGTGGTTCCGGGCGACGAATTTCTCGCACCCGAGGGGCGGGTGATGGAGATGCTCAGCGAGCATCAATGCGAGGGTTGGCTCGAGGGTTACCTCCTTACCGGACGACACGGCCTCTTCAACTGCTACGAGGCATTTATCCACATCATCGACTCGATGTTCAACCAGCATGCCAAGTGGCTGAAGATCACCTCGCACCTGCCGTGGCGGCGGAAGATCGCTTCCCTGAATTACCTGCTGGCTTCTCATGTATGGAGGCAGGATCACAACGGATTCACCCATCAGGATCCGGGGTTCATCGATCACGTCATCAACAAGAAAGCCGAGATCGTCCGGGTCTACTTGCCGCCCGACGCCAATTGCCTGCTCTCGGTGATCGACCATTGCCTGCGTAGCCGTCATTACGTCAACGTCGTGATCGCGGGAAAGCATCCGGCGCCGCAATGGCTCACGATGGAGGCGGCCGTCAACCATTGCACCTCGGGCATCGGTATCTGGCAGTGGGCCAGCAACGACCAGGGCCTGGAGCCCGACGTGGTCATGGCCTGTTGCGGCGATGTGCCGACGCTGGAAACCCTCGCGGCGGTCTCGATCCTGCGGGAACATCTGCCCGAGCTGAAGATCCGTGTGATCAACGTGGTCGACCTCATGCGGTTGCAGCCGCAATCGGAGCATCCCCACGGGCTCGGCGAGATCGATTTCGACGAACTCTTCACCAAGGACAAGCCGATCATCTTCGCCTTCCACGCCTATCCCTGGCTCATCCATCGGCTGACCTATCGGCGTGCCAATCACCGGAACCTCCACGTGAGGGGTTACAAGGAGGAGGGGACGATCACGACGCCGTTCGACATGACGGTGCTCAACGACCTCGACCGCTTCCACCTCGCCATGGATGCCATCGACCGCCTGCCCCAAACGGGAGAGAATGGCCTCTGCCTGAAACGGCACCTCAAGGAAAAGCTGGCGGAGCACAAGCAGTACATCGACAAGCACGGGCAGGACATGCCGGAGATCCGGAATTGGAAGTGGGAGAAGAGTTTGTCATGA
- a CDS encoding glycosyl hydrolase: MNYSVQARLSVSAFVLACAALASDVRATPVPPSDNEAAPFMGVYEWGFASMANVQRIDVASTWLGRSELWGEEFTTTDNWIDIEGPDWMLQPAGKWVAQNADRHYILSVGMLPGPVSGSGPTTGPGAGSPVSLAQGATGAYNAYFQALAQNLVRNGLANNTIIRLGWEFNGGWYAWHADTAVLATSYAAYWQQIVTTMKAVPGAANLKFAWNGATGWSSYALTAAYPGDAYVDFVGVDAYDQSWVANSYPYPSGATAAQIQVCRQNAWNDLSGTTNNGIAWWKNVAVAHGKPFVIPEWGLCVRTDTHGGLDNPFFIQQMYNLIQDPANNVYFHCYFDVQAGDGHHQVSPQPGFTTEFPIAAALLRNLFSSPGYTDVNIGTTGAAGGVAATSPNQVIVSGSGTGYAAWGTSDNFNYDSHPLSGDGVLQVRLASMTAGGAAQAGVMLRESAAANARYAAIYLSNGGLTFQVRPETGDQAVPVNVVALVSAPRWLMLRRTGALVTAAYSSDGTSWTFAGSYDLAFDADGFLGLAVGSGTSGTVNAASFDNLDVPASVTLDDAASSGVTKTGTWTSSSTSFGYYGTGYLSDGNTGKGTKSVTFAPTLPTAGTYQVLLNWPPDTNRATNVPVTITTASGPVTLTLNQQQPGDWTSLGTYTFSAGTTGSVTIGTTGTNGYVIVDAVQFIALDPAQIVVDDSNATQVSLTGLWLPSSTISGYVDSGYLTDNNANKGAMSAVFTPPIPASGRYRLYMNWTANANRATNVPVKVTYAGGVQTVIVNEQSSGKWALLGTWAFDAGTGGSVEVDNAGTNGYVVIDGFRWEAVSEAP, from the coding sequence ATGAACTATTCCGTCCAAGCCCGACTCTCCGTCTCGGCCTTCGTCCTCGCCTGCGCCGCCCTGGCGTCCGATGTCCGCGCCACGCCAGTCCCGCCCTCCGACAACGAGGCCGCCCCGTTTATGGGTGTCTACGAGTGGGGCTTCGCTTCGATGGCGAACGTCCAACGAATCGATGTCGCCTCGACTTGGCTGGGCCGCTCCGAGCTATGGGGAGAAGAGTTCACGACAACCGACAATTGGATCGATATCGAAGGGCCAGACTGGATGCTTCAGCCCGCCGGAAAGTGGGTGGCGCAGAACGCCGACCGTCATTACATCCTCTCCGTCGGCATGCTGCCCGGCCCTGTGAGCGGCAGCGGGCCGACGACCGGCCCCGGCGCCGGGAGCCCGGTCTCCCTGGCCCAAGGCGCGACGGGAGCCTACAACGCCTACTTCCAGGCCCTCGCGCAAAACCTCGTCCGCAACGGCCTGGCGAACAACACGATCATCCGCCTTGGCTGGGAATTCAACGGCGGCTGGTACGCCTGGCACGCCGACACCGCGGTCCTCGCCACCTCCTACGCCGCGTATTGGCAGCAAATCGTGACGACGATGAAGGCGGTGCCCGGTGCTGCAAACCTCAAGTTCGCCTGGAACGGCGCTACCGGTTGGAGTTCCTACGCGCTGACCGCCGCCTATCCCGGCGATGCCTACGTCGACTTCGTCGGCGTCGACGCCTACGACCAGTCGTGGGTGGCGAACTCCTACCCCTATCCTTCGGGGGCGACCGCGGCCCAGATCCAGGTCTGTCGGCAAAACGCCTGGAACGATCTCTCCGGCACGACCAACAACGGCATTGCCTGGTGGAAGAACGTTGCCGTGGCCCACGGCAAGCCGTTCGTCATTCCGGAATGGGGGCTCTGCGTCCGGACCGACACCCACGGCGGTCTCGATAATCCCTTCTTCATCCAGCAGATGTATAACCTGATCCAGGACCCCGCGAATAATGTCTACTTCCACTGCTACTTCGACGTTCAGGCGGGCGACGGCCACCATCAGGTCAGCCCGCAGCCCGGCTTCACGACCGAGTTCCCGATCGCAGCCGCGCTCCTGCGAAACCTCTTTAGCTCCCCCGGATACACTGATGTCAACATCGGCACCACCGGCGCGGCCGGAGGCGTCGCGGCGACGTCGCCGAACCAGGTGATCGTTTCCGGCTCGGGTACCGGCTACGCCGCATGGGGGACCTCGGACAACTTCAACTACGATTCCCATCCGCTTTCCGGCGACGGGGTGCTCCAGGTTCGCCTGGCGTCGATGACCGCCGGCGGTGCCGCCCAGGCGGGCGTGATGCTCCGGGAGAGCGCGGCGGCGAACGCCCGCTACGCGGCGATCTATCTCTCCAACGGCGGCCTGACGTTCCAGGTGCGTCCCGAGACCGGCGACCAGGCGGTACCGGTGAACGTCGTCGCCTTGGTTTCGGCACCGCGCTGGCTGATGCTGCGGCGAACGGGAGCCCTCGTCACCGCGGCCTACTCGTCGGACGGAACCTCGTGGACCTTCGCCGGCTCCTACGACCTTGCATTCGATGCGGACGGGTTTCTCGGCCTCGCGGTGGGCAGCGGCACATCCGGAACGGTGAACGCGGCCTCCTTCGACAACCTCGACGTCCCCGCTTCGGTCACCCTCGACGACGCGGCGTCCTCCGGGGTGACGAAGACCGGAACCTGGACTTCCAGCAGCACCTCCTTCGGTTACTACGGCACCGGGTATCTCTCCGACGGAAACACGGGGAAGGGAACGAAGAGCGTCACCTTCGCTCCGACCTTGCCCACCGCCGGAACTTACCAGGTCCTCCTCAACTGGCCCCCCGACACGAACCGCGCCACCAACGTCCCCGTGACCATCACGACCGCGAGCGGTCCGGTGACGCTCACCCTCAACCAACAGCAACCGGGCGACTGGACTTCCCTGGGGACCTACACCTTCAGCGCGGGTACGACCGGCTCAGTCACCATCGGCACCACCGGGACGAACGGCTACGTCATCGTCGACGCGGTTCAATTCATCGCCCTCGATCCGGCCCAGATCGTGGTCGACGACTCCAATGCGACACAGGTCTCCCTGACCGGCCTTTGGCTCCCCAGCTCCACGATCTCCGGCTACGTCGATTCCGGGTACCTCACCGACAACAACGCGAACAAGGGGGCGATGTCGGCCGTCTTTACGCCGCCGATCCCCGCATCGGGCCGCTACCGGCTCTACATGAATTGGACCGCGAACGCGAACCGCGCCACCAACGTCCCCGTGAAGGTGACCTACGCGGGCGGCGTCCAGACGGTAATCGTCAACGAGCAGTCCTCCGGAAAATGGGCCCTCTTAGGCACATGGGCCTTCGACGCCGGAACCGGCGGATCGGTCGAAGTCGACAACGCCGGGACGAATGGCTACGTCGTGATCGACGGATTTCGCTGGGAAGCGGTCTCGGAAGCGCCATGA
- a CDS encoding acetate/propionate family kinase, translating into MKLKEPCILTLNGGSSSIRFSVYEADGTLRRRIEGKIDRIGVSGTILTVATDGKKPTSLRLAKGDYEAATDFLIDWLEAQPGFPLLHAVGHRVVHGMQHAEPERITAGLLKELRAIIPYDPDHLPCEIGLIEAFRRRYPKLPQVACFDTAFHRTLPRVAKMLSIPRRFAAQGVERYGFHGLSYSYLMEELHRLDPKVAKGRVILAHLGSGASLAAVRGGKSIDTSMGFTPTAGLVMGTRSGDLDPGIVGYLARADRMTSSRFQRMVNHESGLLGVSEISSDLRDLLAKEASDVRAAEAIALFCYQAKKWIGSFAAALGGVDALVFTGGIGENAPVIRERICDGLDFLGIELKPRRNATNAPLISKNKSCVQVRVIPTDEQIMIARSVACLLGLGSSRKD; encoded by the coding sequence ATGAAGCTAAAAGAGCCATGCATCCTTACCCTCAACGGAGGTTCCTCGAGCATCCGCTTTTCGGTGTATGAGGCCGATGGAACCCTGAGGCGACGCATCGAGGGAAAAATCGACCGCATCGGGGTGAGCGGCACGATCCTGACGGTTGCCACGGATGGGAAAAAACCGACTTCGCTTCGGCTGGCCAAAGGCGATTATGAGGCCGCGACCGATTTCCTCATCGATTGGCTTGAGGCGCAGCCCGGCTTCCCCTTGCTTCACGCTGTGGGGCATCGGGTGGTTCATGGCATGCAGCACGCCGAACCGGAACGGATCACGGCCGGGTTGCTGAAGGAATTGCGGGCCATCATACCTTATGATCCCGACCATCTTCCGTGCGAGATCGGACTGATCGAGGCGTTTCGACGAAGGTATCCCAAACTGCCGCAGGTGGCGTGCTTCGACACCGCGTTTCATCGCACTTTGCCTCGCGTTGCAAAGATGCTGTCGATTCCCCGGCGTTTTGCCGCCCAGGGCGTTGAGCGTTATGGGTTCCACGGCCTTTCTTATTCCTACCTGATGGAGGAACTTCACCGCCTCGATCCCAAGGTTGCGAAAGGAAGGGTGATTCTCGCCCACCTCGGCAGCGGGGCGAGTTTGGCTGCCGTGCGTGGCGGCAAGAGCATCGATACCAGCATGGGCTTCACCCCGACGGCGGGATTGGTCATGGGTACCCGCTCCGGGGATCTTGATCCCGGGATCGTCGGATATTTAGCGCGTGCCGATCGGATGACTTCGTCTCGCTTTCAACGGATGGTGAACCACGAATCGGGGCTGCTCGGCGTCTCGGAGATTAGTTCCGACCTGCGCGACTTATTGGCCAAAGAGGCTTCCGACGTGCGTGCAGCGGAGGCGATCGCCCTGTTTTGCTACCAGGCCAAAAAGTGGATCGGCTCCTTTGCTGCCGCGCTGGGTGGCGTCGATGCCCTCGTCTTCACAGGGGGGATCGGAGAGAACGCGCCGGTGATCCGGGAGCGGATCTGCGATGGCCTAGACTTTCTTGGTATTGAACTCAAACCTCGGCGCAATGCGACGAACGCACCGCTGATTTCCAAGAACAAGAGTTGCGTCCAGGTGCGCGTCATCCCGACCGATGAACAGATCATGATCGCGCGGTCGGTCGCCTGTCTTCTGGGGCTTGGCTCATCGCGAAAAGATTGA
- the cls gene encoding cardiolipin synthase, with amino-acid sequence MGADLFASIHVLLHKRDPRGTALWLGFIWFLPLIGPLLYLTFGINRIRRRALSLGVQETFQRPVFNGFGEPDITEEKHLRHLAYVVNRVVAKPLTSGNKVEPLTNGDEAFPAMLAAIEMAERSISLSTYIFDNDESGRKFVTALERAVQRGVQVRVLIDSAGLRYSWPPITRRLRQANIPHARFLPASLLTPWRVTTLNLRNHRKLLTIDGRIAFTGGMNIRHGNMLLEKPQSPVQDLHFQITGPVVAQLQASFVNDWAFAAHEFLDGEPWFPSLQESGTTVARVITDGPDGDFDNLRLTLLAALAEAHSSVQIVTPYFLPDATLISALNLAALRGVDVDIVLPQKSNLPYVQWASRAMWGQVLARGCRIWLTPPPFDHSKLMIVDRHWVLLGSANWDPRSLRLNFELNVEAYGHAFAQKMAQVVAKKMSGADQVTQSELEACPLPVRLRNAVAQLFSPYL; translated from the coding sequence ATGGGGGCCGATCTCTTCGCCTCCATTCACGTCCTGCTGCACAAGCGAGATCCCCGTGGGACCGCTCTATGGCTTGGATTCATTTGGTTTTTGCCCCTGATCGGTCCACTTCTTTACCTGACGTTCGGAATCAATCGCATCCGCCGTCGTGCCCTTTCGCTAGGGGTACAGGAAACCTTTCAACGCCCAGTCTTCAACGGCTTCGGCGAGCCTGACATTACCGAAGAAAAACACCTCCGGCACCTAGCCTATGTGGTGAATCGCGTCGTCGCCAAACCTCTCACCTCGGGCAATAAGGTCGAACCGTTGACCAACGGAGATGAGGCCTTTCCCGCCATGCTTGCCGCCATCGAGATGGCAGAGCGGTCCATTTCCCTCTCCACCTACATTTTCGACAATGACGAAAGCGGAAGGAAATTCGTCACCGCCCTCGAGCGCGCCGTGCAGCGCGGCGTGCAGGTCCGCGTCCTCATCGACTCTGCGGGCCTCCGCTATTCATGGCCACCGATTACCCGTCGCTTGCGGCAGGCGAACATACCCCATGCCCGCTTCCTCCCCGCCTCCCTCCTCACCCCTTGGCGCGTTACCACCCTCAATCTGCGCAACCATAGAAAACTGCTCACCATCGACGGACGAATCGCCTTCACCGGCGGCATGAACATCCGCCACGGCAACATGCTTTTGGAAAAGCCCCAAAGTCCTGTTCAAGACCTCCACTTCCAAATCACCGGCCCAGTTGTCGCCCAGTTGCAGGCGTCATTCGTAAATGACTGGGCCTTCGCCGCCCATGAATTCCTCGACGGGGAGCCCTGGTTTCCCTCGCTCCAAGAAAGCGGCACGACCGTGGCCCGCGTTATTACGGACGGGCCGGACGGCGATTTCGACAACTTGCGTTTGACCCTGCTTGCGGCGCTCGCCGAAGCGCATTCCTCGGTTCAAATCGTAACCCCCTACTTTCTGCCCGACGCCACGTTGATTTCCGCCCTCAATCTGGCCGCGCTGCGCGGAGTCGACGTCGATATCGTCCTTCCGCAGAAAAGCAACCTCCCCTACGTCCAGTGGGCCTCGCGAGCCATGTGGGGCCAGGTTCTCGCACGAGGCTGCCGGATCTGGCTTACCCCTCCCCCGTTCGACCACTCCAAATTGATGATCGTCGATCGCCACTGGGTGCTACTTGGCTCGGCAAACTGGGATCCGCGCAGCCTACGCCTGAATTTCGAATTGAACGTCGAAGCCTACGGCCACGCATTCGCTCAGAAGATGGCGCAAGTCGTTGCGAAGAAAATGTCTGGCGCCGATCAAGTCACCCAGTCCGAACTTGAAGCGTGTCCGCTGCCCGTCCGCCTGCGCAACGCGGTGGCTCAATTATTTTCCCCCTATCTCTGA